The proteins below are encoded in one region of Cucurbita pepo subsp. pepo cultivar mu-cu-16 chromosome LG10, ASM280686v2, whole genome shotgun sequence:
- the LOC111804299 gene encoding LIMR family protein At5g01460 — protein sequence MGDFNLALVIVAIVVCVIVFIFNVYLLINYQHPDDKNQAYFPKFVVVFGLSIALISILMLPADVANRQACKHALYNGACNLTLPMKDLWLAIYIVDALLVFFIIPFAMFYYEGDQDKGIGERMKSAMIWVVVMAIVCALLLGILYGFVGEVDFTVMHLSSNTASFPNSWEFSSSQPCIGNGAHQCSAFTANASSEKTWTMRTTFPEYVVALATIVGSVLFSVXGGVGIACLPLGLIFSFVRRPKAVITRSQYIKEATDLGKKARELKKAADSLHQEERSGSKGRKWRKNVKAVEKELLQLEEDVNLLEEMYPQGEKAETAWALTVLGYLAKLVLGVLGLIVSVAWVVHIIIYLLVDPPLSPFLNEVFIKLDDVWGLLGTAAFAFFCFYLLLAVIAGAMMLGLRLVFITIHPMKWGATLMNSFLFNVGLILLCSISVIQFCSTAFAYYARATAAQEIFGHTLQSLRGIRYLYKYNVFQIAFVALAGLTFAYYAAFGWRRKKPSGRFQLSS from the exons ATGGGCGATTTCAATCTCGCTCTCGTAATCGTCGCTATTGTCGTCTGTGTGATTGTATTCATCTTCAATGTGTACCTTCTGATTAATTATCAGCATCCTGATGACAAGAACCAGGCGtattttcctaaatttgtCGTTGTTTTCGGTCTGTCTATTGCGTTGATATCCATTTTGATGTTACCGGCCGACGTCGCTAACCGACAGGCATGCAAGCACGCTTTGTATAATGGTGCATGTAACCTTACATTGCCGATGAAGGATCTATGGCTCGCTATCTATATCGTCGATGCTCTTCTCGTCTTCTTCATTATTCCTTTCGCCATGTTCTACTACGAAGGAGACCAGGACAA GGGCATTGGGGAACGGATGAAAAGCGCCATGATATGGGTTGTGGTAATGGCCATTGTCTGTGCTCTCCTGTTGGGAATTTTATACG GGTTCGTTGGAGAAGTTGACTTTACTGTTATGCATCTCTCTTCAAACACTGCTTCTTTTCCGAATTCATGGGAGTTCTCTAGCAGCCAACCGTGCATTGGAAATGGTGCCCACCAG TGTTCGGCATTCACGGCAAATGCTTCATCAGAGAAAACGTGGACAATGCGCACTACTTTTCCCGAATATGTTGTTGCTCTTGCCACTATTGTTGGATCCGTACTCTTCTCTGTA tNTGGAGGTGTTGGCATTGCTTGTCTGCCCTTGGGCctcattttctcatttgttAGGCGTCCAAAGGCTGTTATCACTCGTTCACAGTATATCAAG GAAGCAACAGATTTGGGAAAAAAGGCAAGAGAACTGAAGAAAGCTGCTGATTCACTCCATCAAGAAGAAAGAAGTGGTTCTAAGGGTAGAAAATGGCGAAAGAATGTGAAGGCTGTAGAGAAG GAGTTGCTTCAATTGGAAGAAGATGTAAATCTTTTAGAAGAGATGTACCCACAGGGAGAAAAG GCGGAGACTGCATGGGCATTGACCGTTCTTGGCTACTTGGCAAAACTTGTGTTGGGAGTTTTGGG GTTGATTGTTTCAGTGGCCTGGGTTGTACATATCATTATATATCTGCTAGTTGATCCCCCGCTGTCTCCTTTTCTAAATGAAGTTTTTATCAAGCTGGATGATGTTTGGG GTCTTCTTGGAACTGCAGCATTTGCATTCTTCTGCTTCTACCTTCTTCTAGCAGTGATTGCGGGAGCCATGATGCTTGGCTTGAGACTAGTTTTTATCACAATTCATCCTATGAA GTGGGGAGCCACACTGATGAACTCTTTCCTGTTTAATGTGGGGCTCATCCTCCTATGCTCTATCAG tGTGATTCAATTTTGCTCCACGGCATTTGCGTACTATGCACGAGCAACTGCAGCACAAGAAATCTTTGGACACACATTGCAGTCTCTTCGCGGTATCAGATATTTGTACAA GTATAATGTTTTCCAAATAGCATTCGTTGCGTTGGCAGGATTGACCTTCGCGTATTATGCTGCCTTT ggatggagaagaaaaaagccTTCTGGCAGGTTCCAGCTCTCCTCGTAA